Proteins encoded together in one Leptospira semungkisensis window:
- a CDS encoding efflux RND transporter periplasmic adaptor subunit: MQTIKSFLIPFLVSLCISLLASCKKKESEKSLTAQFVKVIAVESIAPEKGYSAFGKIIPAFGRTKHKFSPDASTEFDLNVDVPPEILSAVALRSQVKVKLPLTNSAPVPGTILSKSENHLLVRFRFQGRSIDESGAEVLFPAYIKSRFFALPIKSIIGPEGKNPYVFKIHDGRAIKLKIEPQGIYENKALVSGPLQKGDEIAVEGMENLADGEVVRVLK, encoded by the coding sequence ATGCAAACAATTAAATCGTTCCTAATTCCATTTCTCGTATCTCTTTGCATTTCTCTTCTTGCGAGCTGCAAGAAGAAAGAGTCGGAGAAGAGTCTAACCGCTCAATTTGTTAAGGTCATTGCGGTCGAATCTATAGCTCCCGAAAAAGGATATTCGGCTTTCGGTAAGATCATACCCGCCTTCGGAAGAACCAAGCATAAATTCTCTCCGGATGCATCGACCGAGTTTGATCTGAATGTGGATGTTCCTCCCGAGATATTATCTGCGGTGGCGTTACGATCGCAGGTAAAAGTCAAATTGCCTTTAACGAATTCTGCGCCTGTGCCGGGAACTATTCTCTCTAAGAGCGAAAATCACTTATTGGTAAGATTCAGATTTCAAGGGCGAAGCATTGACGAGTCAGGAGCCGAGGTCTTATTCCCCGCATATATCAAGAGTAGGTTCTTTGCACTTCCTATTAAGAGCATAATCGGTCCCGAAGGAAAGAATCCTTATGTATTCAAGATACATGATGGAAGGGCTATCAAATTAAAAATAGAACCGCAAGGGATTTATGAAAACAAGGCATTGGTCTCGGGCCCCTTACAAAAAGGGGACGAGATTGCTGTAGAGGGAATGGAAAATCTCGCGGATGGCGAAGTTGTGAGGGTATTGAAATGA
- a CDS encoding glycosyl transferase: protein MQNIKISAYISGHGFGHISRSLEAISNILLQREDWSVHIISPRGEEFARSLDDKGIWGKIKNRVSFESERSDVGIIQRDSLGMDLDATKAEIEIFRKNKDSFLDRQIKSLKSQKPDLIWSDSSSLPFYLSSSLHIPSLFLGNFTWDYIYSEYEDKIFQSFAQDLKEEYSNCDLGLVLPLSCPVTSIKKVKEIGLLGRKPNLNREEARRYYGFEEGIEYYLFSFGAYGIDASQLDWKNWDPSKKRIVVGGMEWSGKNNLGVISVPKCHYPDLLRACDFVLTKPGYGILSEAYFAGTPILYTDRGNFPEYPYLVKELDSKFRSSYISHQDLYSFHWDASSQKAREIQPKQDPRFEKNTIQEILSSIETLIS from the coding sequence ATGCAAAACATCAAGATTTCCGCATATATTAGCGGACATGGTTTCGGCCATATCAGTAGATCTTTAGAAGCGATCAGTAATATCCTTCTCCAAAGAGAAGATTGGTCAGTGCATATCATCTCTCCCAGAGGAGAGGAATTTGCGAGATCCTTAGATGATAAAGGGATCTGGGGAAAAATAAAGAATAGAGTCAGCTTCGAGTCTGAAAGATCTGATGTGGGGATTATCCAAAGAGATTCTTTAGGAATGGACCTCGATGCCACAAAAGCAGAGATCGAAATCTTTCGTAAGAACAAAGACTCTTTTTTAGATAGGCAAATAAAATCACTCAAATCCCAAAAGCCGGATCTAATTTGGTCGGACTCTTCTTCTTTGCCCTTCTATTTATCATCTTCTTTGCATATACCTTCCTTATTTTTGGGCAACTTTACTTGGGATTATATTTACTCCGAGTATGAGGACAAGATTTTTCAATCCTTCGCGCAAGACTTGAAAGAAGAATATTCAAATTGCGATTTAGGACTAGTGCTTCCCCTATCCTGTCCGGTGACTTCTATAAAGAAGGTAAAAGAGATCGGCCTACTTGGGCGTAAGCCGAATTTAAATCGAGAAGAGGCTCGCAGATATTACGGCTTTGAAGAAGGAATAGAATATTATCTATTCTCTTTCGGAGCCTACGGGATAGATGCATCCCAACTCGACTGGAAGAATTGGGACCCTTCTAAAAAGAGGATTGTAGTCGGAGGAATGGAATGGAGCGGAAAAAACAATCTGGGAGTGATCTCCGTTCCTAAATGCCATTATCCGGATCTGCTTCGAGCCTGCGATTTCGTACTGACAAAGCCAGGCTATGGAATATTAAGCGAAGCCTATTTCGCAGGAACACCCATCCTTTATACTGATAGAGGTAACTTTCCGGAGTATCCTTATTTAGTGAAAGAGTTGGATTCGAAATTTAGATCTTCTTATATTTCTCATCAAGATCTGTATTCTTTTCATTGGGATGCTTCTTCTCAAAAAGCGAGAGAGATCCAACCTAAACAAGACCCTCGATTCGAAAAGAACACAATCCAAGAAATATTGAGTTCTATAGAAACGCTTATATCTTAA
- a CDS encoding TetR/AcrR family transcriptional regulator, producing MPEKKNKQQYHHGDLKRACIRAALKIIREKGEQSLSLREVAKKLGVSHGAPYKHFASKEELIEEIVNEGFRLFLEYLIRWRSVENPKMEVSCRVMGHAYLDFSLDHPDFYAMMFAYKHPSIQNNMQNEEQSRETFKELVTMVQLMQEKEIFASEDPIKVSVFIWTSLHGFCSLLQNDKLDFLKIDKASAHKVLDEILDRMFLALKPIQHGK from the coding sequence ATGCCAGAAAAGAAAAATAAACAGCAGTATCATCACGGCGATTTGAAGAGGGCCTGCATTCGCGCCGCCCTTAAAATCATACGAGAAAAAGGCGAACAAAGCCTTAGTTTACGGGAAGTCGCAAAAAAGCTCGGAGTCTCTCACGGTGCTCCTTATAAGCATTTTGCTTCAAAAGAAGAATTAATAGAGGAAATAGTTAACGAAGGGTTTCGATTGTTTTTGGAATATTTGATTCGATGGAGATCCGTCGAAAATCCAAAGATGGAGGTTTCTTGTAGAGTGATGGGTCACGCTTATTTGGATTTTTCTTTGGATCATCCGGATTTCTACGCAATGATGTTCGCTTATAAACATCCTTCCATTCAAAATAATATGCAAAATGAAGAGCAGTCACGTGAAACCTTTAAAGAGCTGGTAACTATGGTACAACTCATGCAAGAGAAAGAGATCTTTGCCAGCGAAGATCCTATAAAGGTGTCTGTGTTTATTTGGACAAGCCTCCACGGTTTTTGCTCCTTACTGCAGAATGACAAGCTAGACTTCTTAAAAATTGATAAGGCTTCTGCACACAAAGTTTTAGATGAGATCTTAGATAGGATGTTTCTCGCTCTTAAGCCGATTCAACACGGAAAGTAG